From the Planktothricoides raciborskii GIHE-MW2 genome, the window AATCTAACTCCAGGGGTTGAGTCACCTTCATTTTCCGTGAGGCGATCGCCCTAAATAGGTGTGAGGAATTCGCCTCATCTCTTAAGAGATTAACCGCAATTTCTTGGTCATTTTCTTCGGGAGGATACATTTCCCGGACAATCCCGTCTGGCGCTAATTTTAAGTGACTAATCCCCGGATAAGACTCAATCAGATCCGCTGCTAGATCGTCTTTTTCAGCCTTCCTTGGTTATGGCGGAGAATTAAAGCTAGAGTCAATGGGACTGAGAAGGATTGATCCAACTGTCTCTGCAACAATTCACCTTGAACCACCGCCAGTTTGCCCACGACCTCCCGTTCGGCATTGATATGTCGATCCGTCAGCAAGTACATCAGAAATCCTTCGATGGTGATAATAGTTAAAAATGAAAGGCCAGCAATCCAGTATCGCCGAAAAGATCGGTGATATTTTTTGATCAACTGCTGCGCTATCATCCCTCGCACCCCTCCTAGAAACTGTCCCATCTAAACTAAGCTTGCTTGACACGGCGTAATTCCGAGAATTACTCACCTCTAGTGTAACGACCCCTGATTGAATCAAACCAGAATCAAACCACAATCTTTCTGCTGCTAAGTCTAGGATAAGTGTTGCTGCGTCTTTGACCACGCGACCATCAAGGGAACCCAGGTGGTTACAGCGCTTTTTTGCTGAGTAAACTACAGCCCCGGTAGAGGCTTACTACAGGATGTTTTATATTGCGGAAGCGATCGCCCACGGGACATTCGTACCGGGTTTCTAGCAAGATGCTGGCTTGATGACCGAGGTTTACTCAAGAAACCCGGTTTCTAACGAAGATCGCGATCGCCTCTATCCGTTGCCCCATTCGTTGCCTATTTTAATTTCAAATAGCGATCGCCTCTATCCGTTGCCCCATCCTCACGCTAATCCGTTGCCAATCTGCTACAATTTTATAAAAAAATCCTCTATGCCCAACTCAGAAATTAGCGTAACCGTTAAACTTTTTGCGGGATACCAAGAAGCTTATAGAATGTCAGAACTGGTGCTAAAATTCCCTCCAAATACCCCAGTCGTTGCCGTGCGCGATCGCCTACTCTCGGAACATCCCGAACTAGAACACTTACGCCAAATCACTCGCTTTGGCATCAACCTGGAATTCGTAGCACCAGATACCCTACTCCAAGAAGGAGATGAAATTGTTCTCATTCCTCCAGTAAGCGGTGGTTAATTTCCAACTCTCAGAAAAGCAATCTTCTTAATCGATAAGAAGCCAAAAAAGGTGGGCATTGCCCACCCGAAATTCTCACTTTCTTTGCTAACTTTGGGAAGACTCGCGAATCAATCCTGCCGTTTGACTTCCGGGAATTTCCACAATAAACTCCGTGCCTTTTTCCGATTCAGAAATACAACGCATAGTTCCGTGATGTCTTTCCACAATAATTTGATAGCTAATCGATAAACCCAGTCCAGTGCCTTTACCCACAGGCTTACTGGTATAAAATGGATCAAAAATCTTGGAAATCGCATCCGGTTTAATGCCAATGCCATTATCTTGAATCCGAATTTGTACCCAATCATTCTCTAGGATATGAGTAGAAATCTTGAGGATACTAGGATTAATCAAAATTTCCGACTCAGTGCGAGTTTTATCCCGTTCTTCTAGGGCATCGATCGCATTTGCCAGTAAATTCATAAATACCTGATTTAGCTGACCGGCATAACATTCAATCAGTGGCAGTTCACGATAATCTTTTACCACGTGAATTGCCGGATGTTCGCTCGTCTTCTTCAACCGAGACTGTAAAATCATCAAGGTACTTTCCAGATTTTCATGCAAATCAACCCGTTTCATATCTGACTCGTCTAAGCGGGAAAAAGTCCGCAAAGACTTGACAATTTCGCGAATCCGTTCCGCCCCAACCTTCATAGAATCTAATAACTTAGGCAAATCAACCATCAAAAAATCTAAATCTAACTCTTCAATCGCTTCAGAGATTTTTGGAGTTGGTTTAGAATAAGTATCCCGATAGAGTTGAACAATCTTCAGCAGGTCATTAGCATAATCCCGGGCATATTTCAGGTTGCCATAAATAAAACCAATGGGGTTATTAATTTCATGGGCAACCCCGGCCACCATTTGTCCCAGGGAGGACATTTTTTCCGCCTGGATCAAATTGGCTTGGGTTTGCTTCAATTCTCGTAAAGCTGTCTCTAACTCTTGGGATTTAGCATTAGCAATACGAGCGGACTCTACCGACTGACTATAAAGTTCCGCTTGGTTAATAGCGATCGCCACTTGAGAGCAAATTGATTGCAGCATTTCCACATCTTCCTGCTGCCAATGTTCTGAACCATGAGAATGACCGCAACCGATCACGCCAATTTTGCCCGATCGGGTTTCAAAAGGCAAGGCTAACAAAGCACGATACCCCAGACTAGAGATTTGCTCATTGCCCGAAATCATTAAATTACTGATATCATCCACACGGAAAATCTGTAAATTTAAAATCTGCTTGGTCAAAGGATGGCTGGGTAAAAACTCCGTTGTATTAATTAGATTTGGTAAACTCGTATTCTTCACCTCACTGACCAAATCCCAAGTCACTTCTTTTTGATTGGGGACTAGCCACATAAAAAAGCAATGGTCTATCTGTAAAAAGCCACTAATCTGCTGAATAACCGTTTCCACAATACTTTGAATATCCAACGAGTGACGAATCAGATTCCCAATCCGATTTTGCAGGGCTTCTCGTGCGGCCAATTCCCGGAATTTTTGCTCAGATTTCTGCAAGGCTTGGACAAACTCTTTATATTGGGTAATATCCCGACTGACCGTAGCAAACCCAATAGATTTATTCGTTTGTGGATCCTTAACTAAAAATACATTATATTCCACGGGAATGGGTTGCCCAGTCTTAAAGTTTTTCAGGCGAAATTCTCCTTGCCAAGACCCGGTTTCTAGCACAGCAGGCAGAATATCTGACAACACCACGGGTAAATCTTCCGCCATGAAAAATTTAAACATATTCAATTTTTCCACCGATTCATTGGCGGTGATCTCTACCATTTTTCTGCCCGCTGGATTCAGGAAAAATGGTTTGCCTTCCGAAGACGCCAAAGCAATAAAATCGCTGCTATTCTCAATAATTGTCACCAATTTTTGTTGTTCAATTTCGGCTTTTTTCCGTTCCGTGATATCAATCGTAGTACCAATAATTCGATAAATCAGATTGTGTTCGTTTCGCAACGGAGTTAGGGTAGTCATTGACCAACTTTCTACACCTTTAAAGACCTGATATTCTTCATAAATCCTTGAGGTGGCCGATTGTAAACACTTGGTATAATGATCCCGGACAAACTGAGCCGTATTCGGGCCATAAACATCTTCAAAAGTTTTCCCAGCAATATCCGCCGAACTAATCCCCACCAGTCTTTCTGCGGCTGGATTTAAACCGATATAACGGAAATTACCTTTCGGGAAAACATCCACCACAAAAATTGCTTGTTCTACTCCGTTGTAAATACTGCGTAAAAATTGTTCTTGCTCTTGGAGAATTTTTTCAGATTCTTTTTGGTCTGTAATGTCTCGATTACTCGAACGTAAACCGCGCCAGCGCCCCTCAAAGTCGTGGACTGACTGGCTGAGTTGAGAAATCCAGCGAATTGAGCCACTTTTAGTAATAATCCGAAAGTCGATCTTAGTGGTTAATTTGTCGGGATGAAACGATTGCGGTTGTAGAGATTTCTCGACCCGCTCCCGGTCATGGGGATGGACGATTTGAGTGAATAACTGAGGATCGACTAAGAAATCATCGGCTCGGTATCCAGTAATTCTTTCACAAGCCGGTGAAATATAGAGTAACTTACCATCAGCGTCAACCCAATACTCCCAATCATAAGTAAAATCTACTATCGTTTTGTAATGTTTCTCGCTTTCGCGCAGGGATTCGATATCTTGGTGACGAGTGGTAATGTCATCAATTACGGCAATTAAATATTGGGGTTTACCGCATGAGGTTTGGACTAAGGACACGATCGCATTCATCCACACCCAGTGGCCATTTTTATGTTGGAATCGCACATCCTGAGTCGCGATCGCAATTTCTCCGGCTAGTAATTGGCGTCGGTACTTGGCACTCAGGGGGGCATCATCTGGATGGATCATCTCTTGATAGCGCAACTTAAGCAGTTCCGATGAACTGTACCCCAACAAACAGCACAACCGAGGATTTACATTCAGCCAGGTGCCATCAAATTTCATATGGGCAATTCCCACCCCAGCTTGCTCAAAAGTTGCCCGAAATGTTTCGGATTCTATGGTTAGGTGCTTGACCGTTTCACGCAACTTACTTTCTTGTTGCAGGCGATCGGTCACTTCGTGAAAAGAAATTAAAGCCACGGAATTGTTAATTTTTTGTGGCTCGACTTGTGGCTCGACTTGTGGCTCGACTTGTGGCTCAACTTGTGGCTCGACTTGTGAATCGATTTGTAAATCCACCAATGGTTGAGCATTGACAGAAATCCAACTCAAAGTCCCATCAGCTTTATGAATTCCCTGAAGATTACCTTTAACCGATTTACTCCCTAGCCCTCTTTCAGATTTGAGGTGATGATTTCTGCCTTTTGCATTGCCGAAAAATTCCCGGCTATTGTTTGCTGGGATAGGTACAAAAAATCCAGGATTACCAATAATTTGGGCGGAGGTTAAACCCAGGATATTCTCAGCGGTTTGGTTGCAATCACGAATTTGACCGTTGGCATCTTGGATCAAGAGTCCTTGCGGGATAGCGTTAAACACTGAACGATAAATCGCTTCACTTTCTTTTAAACCCCTGATCAGTTCGTCCGTTGACCTGTTCGCGGGCAAGTTTTCCAGCGAATTTTCGGAAAGTTGCCAATCACCAATGCCGCCATTTCTAGGCTCTAGATCGGCAGGAAAATCAACAATTTCTAAGATAAATCCATACCAACTTATGTCTCCATTCTCTTTTGCTTGGGGTTCGGCCACCGCTGATAACCACTTGACGACCCCAGAGGGGGTAATTTGTTTCCATTGCCATTGCCATTGGGTGAGGTTTTTGGCACAATTGGCTAAAGAGTTTTGTAAATCATCCCTGGTCTCTGGATCGACAAATGCCCACATCATGGCTGGATTTTGTTGTATTTCTTCGGCGGTTAATTCATATATTCTTTCACAACTGGGACTAATATAAGGAATTTCTTCACGACCATCCCTGTGGCAAATATATTGATAGATAACTCTCGGTAATTTTTGAGCAATTTTTGGCTGATTTGTTTCTGTAATATCTCGGATAATTCCATCAATGCGAATCAGTTCGCCCGTTCCATCGGTGACAGGAGAAATTTTTTCTTTGATCGGACGAATTGTTCCGTCAGGTTGAATAATTTCATATTGGTTTTCTAGCTGTTCATTTTCTAACAATTCCGCTAGGGATAAGCGTTGGCGATCGCCCTCGGTAGCCGCCTTAACTACTTCTAAGCGTAACTCTGGACAAGCGTAAAATTCCTCTTTTGGCCGACCGTAAATTTTTTCTGCCCCGTGGTTTAAATAAAGGAATTGCTCGGTTTTGGCATCCACAGACCAAGCTCCTTCTTCAATTTCATCTAGCAGACTACTCAGCCATGACTCTTGTTGGTTCATGGGATTGGTACTCGAATATGGTTTGACATCTAGAATGAACATTTTCGTAGATAAACATTCATTTGTATTCTATATCACTATTTTCTCTGAAAATACTTGCTTAAAACCAACGGGATTGAAAATTTATAAAAACTTTATAAAGTTTTGCGAAAATTCTGGCGTTACTTAGAAAAAAATTAACTTTTTTACTGCTAGATATTTT encodes:
- a CDS encoding MoaD/ThiS family protein encodes the protein MPNSEISVTVKLFAGYQEAYRMSELVLKFPPNTPVVAVRDRLLSEHPELEHLRQITRFGINLEFVAPDTLLQEGDEIVLIPPVSGG
- a CDS encoding PAS domain S-box protein, which gives rise to MNQQESWLSSLLDEIEEGAWSVDAKTEQFLYLNHGAEKIYGRPKEEFYACPELRLEVVKAATEGDRQRLSLAELLENEQLENQYEIIQPDGTIRPIKEKISPVTDGTGELIRIDGIIRDITETNQPKIAQKLPRVIYQYICHRDGREEIPYISPSCERIYELTAEEIQQNPAMMWAFVDPETRDDLQNSLANCAKNLTQWQWQWKQITPSGVVKWLSAVAEPQAKENGDISWYGFILEIVDFPADLEPRNGGIGDWQLSENSLENLPANRSTDELIRGLKESEAIYRSVFNAIPQGLLIQDANGQIRDCNQTAENILGLTSAQIIGNPGFFVPIPANNSREFFGNAKGRNHHLKSERGLGSKSVKGNLQGIHKADGTLSWISVNAQPLVDLQIDSQVEPQVEPQVEPQVEPQVEPQKINNSVALISFHEVTDRLQQESKLRETVKHLTIESETFRATFEQAGVGIAHMKFDGTWLNVNPRLCCLLGYSSSELLKLRYQEMIHPDDAPLSAKYRRQLLAGEIAIATQDVRFQHKNGHWVWMNAIVSLVQTSCGKPQYLIAVIDDITTRHQDIESLRESEKHYKTIVDFTYDWEYWVDADGKLLYISPACERITGYRADDFLVDPQLFTQIVHPHDRERVEKSLQPQSFHPDKLTTKIDFRIITKSGSIRWISQLSQSVHDFEGRWRGLRSSNRDITDQKESEKILQEQEQFLRSIYNGVEQAIFVVDVFPKGNFRYIGLNPAAERLVGISSADIAGKTFEDVYGPNTAQFVRDHYTKCLQSATSRIYEEYQVFKGVESWSMTTLTPLRNEHNLIYRIIGTTIDITERKKAEIEQQKLVTIIENSSDFIALASSEGKPFFLNPAGRKMVEITANESVEKLNMFKFFMAEDLPVVLSDILPAVLETGSWQGEFRLKNFKTGQPIPVEYNVFLVKDPQTNKSIGFATVSRDITQYKEFVQALQKSEQKFRELAAREALQNRIGNLIRHSLDIQSIVETVIQQISGFLQIDHCFFMWLVPNQKEVTWDLVSEVKNTSLPNLINTTEFLPSHPLTKQILNLQIFRVDDISNLMISGNEQISSLGYRALLALPFETRSGKIGVIGCGHSHGSEHWQQEDVEMLQSICSQVAIAINQAELYSQSVESARIANAKSQELETALRELKQTQANLIQAEKMSSLGQMVAGVAHEINNPIGFIYGNLKYARDYANDLLKIVQLYRDTYSKPTPKISEAIEELDLDFLMVDLPKLLDSMKVGAERIREIVKSLRTFSRLDESDMKRVDLHENLESTLMILQSRLKKTSEHPAIHVVKDYRELPLIECYAGQLNQVFMNLLANAIDALEERDKTRTESEILINPSILKISTHILENDWVQIRIQDNGIGIKPDAISKIFDPFYTSKPVGKGTGLGLSISYQIIVERHHGTMRCISESEKGTEFIVEIPGSQTAGLIRESSQS